A DNA window from Methanophagales archaeon contains the following coding sequences:
- a CDS encoding OB-fold domain-containing protein — protein sequence MVGVGKTQEEIEKELAKQYIPLSYAEYEEALSNGKLMGLKCLSCNKITCHPMPVCQWCSGRDMERVELSGEGELLTFTVIRVAPESFEAPYIPCLVKTKEGPNVIGRLELEPEQASQALIGKRVKMSGTYTYKGDKFSGGAHVCPVFKIVEP from the coding sequence ATGGTAGGTGTAGGTAAGACTCAGGAGGAGATAGAGAAGGAGTTGGCAAAGCAATACATACCATTAAGCTATGCAGAGTATGAAGAAGCATTGAGTAATGGTAAATTGATGGGTTTAAAGTGCCTCTCATGTAATAAAATAACGTGCCATCCTATGCCAGTCTGCCAGTGGTGCAGTGGCAGAGATATGGAGCGTGTAGAATTGAGTGGCGAGGGGGAATTGTTAACCTTTACTGTCATCCGGGTGGCGCCGGAGAGTTTTGAAGCCCCTTATATACCATGCCTGGTGAAGACGAAGGAAGGACCTAACGTCATTGGCAGGCTTGAGCTGGAGCCTGAACAGGCTTCGCAAGCATTGATAGGAAAGAGAGTGAAGATGAGCGGTACGTATACCTATAAGGGAGATAAGTTCTCCGGTGGAGCACACGTCTGCCCGGTCTTCAAAATCGTTGAACCATGA
- a CDS encoding DegT/DnrJ/EryC1/StrS family aminotransferase: MIPISKPEIGKEEIEAVKAVLESGMLAQGALVEEFEDRFASLLGVEYAIATNSGTAALHTALASAGIKSGDEVITTAFSFFATASCALMQGAKPVFVDIDPRTYNINPEKVEREISERTKAIIPVHLYGQPCDMKELMEIAEEHQLLVIEDAAQAHGAMYRGRMVGSIGDIGVFSFYSTKNIITGEGGMITTNDEKIAEKARMIRNHGQKERYIHECLGYNYRMTDIAAAIGLVQLQKLEIFNARRISNAQYYNERLNLSGPYVAPSVKHVFHQYTIRVRARDRFLQHLEDHGIGYGIYYPVPLPRQPVFHSDTYCPEAETASAEVVSLPVHPALNRDDIKRVAEVVNQYEG; the protein is encoded by the coding sequence ATGATACCGATCTCAAAGCCAGAGATAGGCAAGGAGGAGATAGAAGCGGTAAAAGCGGTATTGGAATCCGGTATGCTGGCACAGGGTGCACTCGTGGAAGAGTTTGAGGATAGATTTGCATCTTTATTAGGCGTTGAGTATGCCATTGCGACAAATTCGGGTACTGCTGCACTCCATACCGCACTCGCCTCTGCGGGTATAAAAAGCGGTGACGAGGTGATAACAACCGCATTCTCTTTTTTCGCAACCGCCTCATGCGCACTCATGCAGGGAGCCAAGCCGGTATTCGTTGATATAGACCCGAGAACGTATAATATCAATCCAGAGAAGGTAGAGCGTGAGATATCAGAGCGAACGAAGGCGATAATACCCGTGCATCTGTATGGACAGCCGTGTGATATGAAGGAGCTCATGGAGATAGCAGAGGAGCATCAGCTTCTGGTGATTGAGGATGCGGCACAGGCACATGGCGCCATGTACAGAGGCAGGATGGTGGGTTCAATTGGCGATATAGGTGTCTTCAGTTTCTATTCCACGAAGAATATCATCACCGGTGAGGGTGGGATGATAACCACCAATGATGAGAAGATAGCGGAGAAGGCACGTATGATAAGGAATCATGGTCAGAAGGAGAGGTATATACATGAATGTCTGGGATATAACTATCGAATGACGGATATAGCCGCGGCTATTGGTCTCGTGCAGTTACAGAAGCTCGAGATATTCAATGCGCGACGGATAAGCAATGCGCAATATTACAATGAACGATTGAATCTCAGTGGACCTTACGTCGCACCCAGCGTCAAGCATGTCTTTCATCAATATACAATAAGAGTTAGAGCGAGGGATAGGTTCTTGCAGCATCTTGAAGACCATGGCATAGGATATGGAATATACTATCCGGTGCCCTTACCGAGACAGCCTGTATTCCACTCAGATACATATTGCCCAGAGGCGGAGACTGCCAGTGCTGAGGTGGTCTCCCTCCCGGTACATCCTGCTTTAAATAGAGATGATATAAAGAGGGTAGCGGAGGTTGTGAACCAGTATGAAGGGTGA
- a CDS encoding indole-3-glycerol-phosphate synthase, which translates to MVEEIEEILMRKRALIKRLEERRSIKSAIGDAKARGKRPVIGELKRKGLKDGEIIEADAAEAARGIEEGGACAVSVLTEEAFSGTLADLKAVKLAVSIPVLRKDFIFDEFQIMESYVHGADAILLIVRFLSERRVIELVKKASSFGLECLVEIDSTSKDKLLDLREIENKSILIGINNRDLDTLEVKLETFEAIAPEIKPKIPESVPLIAMSGIESSEDATRMFNAGADALLVGTSIMHAIDIKDKVRELVGD; encoded by the coding sequence ATGGTAGAGGAGATAGAGGAGATTTTAATGAGGAAACGTGCGCTAATAAAGCGTTTAGAAGAGCGAAGAAGCATAAAGAGCGCGATAGGTGATGCGAAGGCAAGGGGTAAGAGACCGGTAATAGGGGAATTGAAGAGGAAGGGCTTGAAGGATGGTGAGATAATAGAAGCGGATGCCGCAGAGGCAGCGAGAGGAATAGAGGAAGGGGGTGCCTGTGCCGTCTCGGTACTAACCGAAGAAGCGTTCAGCGGTACTTTAGCCGACTTGAAAGCAGTAAAACTCGCTGTTTCGATACCTGTATTGAGGAAGGACTTCATATTCGATGAGTTTCAGATAATGGAGTCGTATGTTCACGGAGCGGATGCAATCCTGTTGATAGTGCGATTTCTAAGCGAGAGAAGGGTGATAGAGCTGGTGAAGAAGGCATCTTCATTCGGTCTGGAATGCCTTGTGGAGATAGATAGTACCTCAAAGGACAAACTCCTGGACCTGCGCGAGATTGAAAACAAATCCATATTGATCGGCATAAATAATCGTGATCTGGATACACTGGAAGTGAAACTCGAGACTTTTGAAGCGATTGCACCGGAGATCAAGCCAAAAATACCCGAGAGTGTGCCTCTAATTGCAATGAGTGGAATAGAGAGCAGCGAGGATGCCACGAGGATGTTTAATGCAGGTGCCGATGCCCTGCTTGTTGGTACCTCAATCATGCATGCCATCGATATAAAGGATAAGGTGCGAGAATTGGTTGGAGATTAG
- a CDS encoding 3-hydroxyacyl-CoA dehydrogenase family protein: MNGKRVCVIGIGVMGSGIVQVCAQSGYETSVVSRNAESLERGLGKIKDSLSRLVKKGHLKREDADAVMNSIHSSTSLEDCAKDADIVIEAVYEDMEVKRGIFTQLDQICPAHTIIGSNTSTFPITALGAMTKRPDKVIGMHFMNPVPVMRGVEVVKSLMTSEETVDKTLTFLNSLGKETVIVNDSPGFVTSRMMCLILNEAVKMYESGLASIEDIDKVLKMSFNWPQGPFQLLDLIGIDIVVAVLNTIYNETGWERFKPAVLMTQMVNAGWTGRKVGKGFYEY, encoded by the coding sequence ATGAATGGGAAGAGAGTTTGTGTTATTGGAATTGGAGTGATGGGCAGTGGCATCGTTCAGGTATGCGCTCAGTCAGGCTATGAGACTTCTGTTGTGAGCAGAAATGCGGAATCTCTGGAAAGAGGGCTTGGAAAGATAAAAGATAGCCTTTCCAGGCTGGTAAAGAAGGGGCATCTGAAACGCGAGGATGCAGATGCAGTTATGAATTCGATACACAGCTCAACGAGCCTGGAGGATTGTGCAAAGGATGCAGATATAGTTATTGAAGCAGTGTATGAGGATATGGAAGTGAAACGCGGGATATTCACACAGCTTGACCAGATATGTCCTGCACATACGATTATTGGCAGTAATACCTCGACATTCCCTATCACCGCTCTTGGCGCCATGACGAAGAGACCTGACAAGGTGATTGGGATGCATTTTATGAACCCTGTACCAGTAATGCGAGGTGTGGAAGTAGTAAAATCTTTGATGACCTCAGAGGAGACGGTGGATAAGACTCTAACATTTCTGAACTCACTGGGTAAGGAGACGGTGATCGTTAATGATTCACCTGGCTTTGTCACCAGTCGAATGATGTGCCTCATATTGAACGAAGCGGTGAAGATGTACGAGAGTGGACTCGCATCTATCGAGGATATAGACAAGGTATTAAAGATGTCCTTTAACTGGCCACAGGGTCCTTTCCAGCTATTGGACCTGATTGGCATAGACATCGTGGTGGCGGTTCTGAATACGATTTATAATGAGACTGGCTGGGAGCGATTCAAGCCCGCGGTTCTCATGACGCAGATGGTAAATGCAGGATGGACAGGCAGGAAAGTGGGTAAAGGATTCTATGAGTATTAG